CTTGCTTTTTCTAATTCAGTCTTCTTATTTTTGCAGGAGTTCACTAACAATAGTGATCACAAATCAACCAACATCAAAATTACACTTATCAAATAGAACATGAAtctaaaaaaagataagaataCTAACAAAATCGAAATAAATGAGAACTAAAGCTCCTCACATCCTTCTTCTCTGCACATGTCAAGAATATGACGTATATTGGCGGTGGCGTTGATACACCAATTTGAAACCAACCCTAAacttaaaaaaagtttaaacgAGATGAACACCTCTCTATTTAGGAGCTCGTTAATATCTTGCTTAGACGTCACATGAGATTGATGGTACATGTCATggagtaaaataaaatcttctcttctctgtgtCTCTGATGAGGTCATGGAGTATGGGTAGCTTTATGATAAAATAGGAACTTGTTTCAGAGTATTTAGAAGTAagttatttctattttctatcATGAAAACATTTCCCAATTTTGAATATCTTTTATATACTCTCATGGCTGTGTTTATCAAGATCATCAAAGGCGTTTTCTTTTTCCCCACCAAAGGCTCCTTCATCACCACCAAAGGTACCATcaagatcaaatcaaattcaaatggTATCAATGGCTCCTTCTTTCACCTCACTACTAatgactttttcttcttcaccaccaaAAGCCTCTCCTTGCCTCTCCTTGCCACCAAAAGCCTCTCCTCGGCTCTCCTCGCCACCAAAAGCCTCTCCTTGGCTCTCCTCACCACCAAAGCCGAATCGTTTGCTCTACTTACCACTATCACCAATAAAGTCAGTTATGTGTTTCAAAACAAACGAGGAAGGGGAAATAATAGACttctttgatatatttattgacCATTTGGTCTCAAAGAATCATCACATCCTTACCTGAAGAGAGAGCGTGAAGTATGGTTATTGGGTTGAGTTGGCTTTAGAAGCACTGTTTGATATTGAAGTTGAGTTTGAGTCTAGTATGGATGAAGATAAGATGAAAAGTAAAagttgatttttcaaaatgaaaagtgCTCCGtttggtaatatatatatcttggaGAAAGAGATAGTCTATATGGAGCGTGAAGAACTTTTAGAAAACATTTCTTATTTCAATCTTGTGgagcaaaacaagaagaatggtcttcctcctcctcaagAAAGAACATGGAAGTCACTAGAGCATAAAGGAGTCATTCTTCCATTGCCTTACCAAAAACACAACGTTCCCCTTATCTACGATAAAAAACTCTTAAGAATTTCcaatataaactaaaacttCATACTAaaataagatttgttttttctttcaaacgTAATAAAGAACAcaaatatgtcaaaaaaaaacaatcgtgATATgttgataagaaaatatcaaaactatggtaaattttaagattatttttatagtttatttttttttgataatttcataaattctcaacttcattttttcttttattttcttcgttttaaaataaattctcAGATTTTATTTAGGGCTCAAAAGATCCAAGTATGAGGAGTATTATTTACATAAGTTATATTAAGCGGTTTAGTACGAATTTTTCGTGCCAAATTGTTCGCCTTAACATTTGTATAATTCAAAATACCGAATTAAACCAAATGTTTTTCTGATTCGTTAAGATAtttgtaccaaaaaaaagaaataaccattttatttaataatcactaaaaaaacataagcttaaacttattattataaaaaatctttaattaaaaacctaatctacTATAAATAggaaaattcaatttttcttgaccaaaagaaagtataaaaatacataaaatggCAAGAAATCTCATATGTTTTAATCCCGAAAGTATAGGTGATAGGATGATACCCTAATTTTGACTGTAAGAAATTAGGGGAAATCCATTTTGTTACCAAAATCTCTTATCATGTTTCAATTACTTTAAATGCATGAATACATGCCaaagattttgttattaaCAACACAAACACTTGATTATATATCTCCTTGGTATAATATACAGAACAGACACAATCTTAGGCTCCTCCTTCTCTCGCTCTCTTCCCTCTGTTGCTCGGAAAGCTTTGgcctttttggttttcttatgGCTAATTCTCTTCTCAAAACTATTCGTATctgagagagattgagataATAAATATAGAGAGAGATCCAAACCAGAagcaatctttttttgtttgtctctctGTGAAGATTCGTATCATTTTTCTCCGGCAAACTAACGGCGGCGATCCACTCTTCTCTATAGCTTCTATTATGTtggttttatcttcttctttggaagAAATGAACAAGTTTGGTTTTTTCGCTTTCATGAATGTGATCCGGTCTATATAaggtttgtatatataatcaaaatctagtttttgatttttgtttcgattttttgGCGATAGATctggtttgtgtttgttgtttaagAGAGAGGgaagtttttgaatttgtgattttaaaCTTGGCTTGTTTTCAGGGTACTTAGAGTTTGGTGAAGCTTGAATCTAAGAGATGAAGAGGGTTAGAGAAGAGGTTTACGTTGAACCACAAATGCGAGGACCTACTGTTTCCTCTCGAG
This sequence is a window from Arabidopsis thaliana chromosome 1 sequence. Protein-coding genes within it:
- a CDS encoding uncharacterized protein (unknown protein; Has 0 Blast hits to 0 proteins in 0 species (source: NCBI BLink).), translated to MAVFIKIIKGVFFFPTKGSFITTKGTIKIKSNSNGINGSFFHLTTNDFFFFTTKSLSLPLLATKSLSSALLATKSLSLALLTTKAESFALLTTITNKYGYWVELALEALFDIEVEFESSMDEDKMKSKS